One Plasmodium yoelii strain 17X genome assembly, chromosome: 5 genomic window, TGTACATATCAAATTGGTgtaatcatattttattacagTACAAagattcatatataattgagtatAATGAAAAGggtaaatatatgtatttaattttattttggctagttgaatatattaatggAAGTAATAAAATTTTGGAAAGAAAaccattttctttttttgtatcATCAAAAGTAGTATATggattatataataataaaaattatagtaaATTTTCtgatttttgttttattaaaaaaaataatgaaaaaaaaggatCCGTTATTCTTTCAAGTGCATATTCCCCTACTACTAAGCTTTTGATTTTAGATAAAACAGATGatgaaatttataattatacagAAAATaagaatggaaaaaaatgtgaaGATTTAGAAAAAGAAGCATTGTTTGTGTATCGGTTTAGTGACATGCCACAagagtatataaataaaaattatattttttataataaagatatagaCAATCAATTAGAAAACAAGTTgctaaattttattatacttcATTGTGACACCAAATTTAAGAATGCATTTAAAATCGAATTTGTAAATAATGACAATTTTTTAAGAAACCATTTTTCATGTGAAGAGCAAGGTATGAAGAAAGTTATTTCGCTGTTGTTTGTCCGCCTTTTTCATTTCGCCGTTGTCATTTCGccgttgtttatttttttatttttttttttttttttttttcctcttatttttatgtagGGCTGATCGAAATATCCATGCTACTGTTCGTAATATTATCAGTTTTGTCGCTGATATATTTTCGAAAAAGAAATATGTTGAGTAAAGAAAATGGAACATTAAAAGAGTCGGTTCATTCTGGggctttgtttttttatttttcaaatattttttatttaattcatatatatgcGTATGCACTTAATGGGGCAGGGTTTAGTGTACTAAAAGTTTTAAGTCAAATATATGAATCAATTTTTGATTGTATTATTTTGACaatactttt contains:
- a CDS encoding serpentine receptor, putative, whose product is MSKFYQRKKVFVFLFLLLYISNWCNHILLQYKDSYIIEYNEKGKYMYLILFWLVEYINGSNKILERKPFSFFVSSKVVYGLYNNKNYSKFSDFCFIKKNNEKKGSVILSSAYSPTTKLLILDKTDDEIYNYTENKNGKKCEDLEKEALFVYRFSDMPQEYINKNYIFYNKDIDNQLENKLLNFIILHCDTKFKNAFKIEFVNNDNFLRNHFSCEEQGLIEISMLLFVILSVLSLIYFRKRNMLSKENGTLKESVHSGALFFYFSNIFYLIHIYAYALNGAGFSVLKVLSQIYESIFDCIILTILFYLINSIHNKKKRKEDTIKTGFIYSMLKFFYILFEIQNHQTLNAYSSLHSVVAFPFVSHRVVISVLIYNNCRKLLKEKTNIADKTNALLDASIYIAWILSIPFIYFFLWNASVHFTHLFIHFSNLSILICLVYKISEKKYNSLESNHPYIDME